In Carnobacteriaceae bacterium zg-84, the genomic window AAGAGTTGGCTAAAGAACTACAGTTGACAGTACCAATTAGTTCTGACAAGCCACCAGTTGCACCATTTGGCACGATGTTTTGGTTTAGACCTAAAGCAATGAAACCATTATTTGACAAAGATTGGGAATACACAGATTTTCCAGAAGAGCCAAATAAAATAGATGGTACACTACTACATGCTGTTGAAAGAATTTATCCATTCATTGTTCAACAGTCTGGTTACTATCCTGCCATTGGTATGACGGATAAATTTGCTGCGATTGAATATGGTAACTTAAAACATTATTTAAGAGGTTATAATCTTGGTATTTTAGGCGCCGGTGTAGGTCCATACTATCCAAAAATGAGAGAAGAAATGTGTTATCGTATGGCTTCTAAAGGGGGCATTGTTGTATTCACTAAAGCGTTGATAAAAAAAGTGTTGAGAAAAGTCTTACCACCGAAAATGAAAATGCATCTTCGAGAATTTTATGGAAAAATGCATAATAGATGATGAAAAATAGGTAGTAGTATTATCAAAACTGTTTCACTTAAAGGTGCTAACAATTTAGATGTATGATTTCTTAGTGTTAAGAAAGGTTAATCGTTATGAAAAATAGTTTAATAACATTAAAAAAATATCTTCCGTTATTATGGGAATTGATAATGCGAGATGTGAAATTACGGTATAGAAAATCTGTTTTAGGAGTTTTTTGGACACTTCTAAATCCTTTAATGATGATGGCAGTGATGTCTGTTGTATTTGCGCAACTATTCAGATTTGATATTGAAAATTACCCGTTGTACGTTTTAAGTGGACAACTAGTCTTTAACTTCTTTTCTGAATCGACCTCTTTGGCTATGTCATCTATTATTTCTAATGCAGCGTTGATAAGAAAAATATATATTCCTAAATACTTGTTTACGGTATCTAAAATATTATCAAGTTTAATCAATATTTTATCATCTTTATGTGCATTGATTATTGTCATGATGATTACAAAAGCAGAGTTTCATTCTACTATATTTTTTGTATTCATTCCGATCGGCTTATTAACAGTATTTTCGTTAGGAGTAGGCTTGTTTTTATCAAGTTTTGTTGTGAAATTCAGAGATATTATCCACCTTTACAGCGTTTTATTAACAGTTTTATTATATTTAATGCCTGTTATTTATAATATGTCTATTTTACCATCATTTATATTACCTTTTGTTAAATACAATCCATTAACACAGATTTTAGTTTTTTTCAGAGATGTGACTTTATATGGAGTGTTTCCTGATCCAATGATGTTATTATACACAGTT contains:
- a CDS encoding ABC transporter permease; translated protein: MKNSLITLKKYLPLLWELIMRDVKLRYRKSVLGVFWTLLNPLMMMAVMSVVFAQLFRFDIENYPLYVLSGQLVFNFFSESTSLAMSSIISNAALIRKIYIPKYLFTVSKILSSLINILSSLCALIIVMMITKAEFHSTIFFVFIPIGLLTVFSLGVGLFLSSFVVKFRDIIHLYSVLLTVLLYLMPVIYNMSILPSFILPFVKYNPLTQILVFFRDVTLYGVFPDPMMLLYTVVVCFVTLGIGLRVFYKLQDTFILNI